A genomic segment from bacterium encodes:
- a CDS encoding DNA recombination/repair protein RecA — VGEFDLMFGEGVSREGCVLDLAVEHDIVKKSGSWFSYGDSKIGQGRDGAKTFLQANPDLFTEIEGLVRTKIFGAQEPELAGVR; from the coding sequence GGGTCGGTGAGTTCGACCTGATGTTCGGCGAAGGCGTCAGCCGCGAGGGCTGCGTCCTGGACCTGGCCGTCGAGCACGACATCGTCAAGAAGAGCGGCTCGTGGTTCAGCTACGGCGACAGCAAGATCGGTCAGGGCCGCGACGGCGCCAAGACCTTCCTGCAGGCGAACCCCGACCTCTTCACCGAGATCGAGGGCCTGGTGCGGACCAAGATCTTCGGCGCTCAGGAGCCCGAACTCGCGGGTGTTCGCTGA